Part of the Pseudodesulfovibrio hydrargyri genome is shown below.
CGGACAATGCGGAGCTCGCGGCCATACTCAACGCTTCCTGGGCCGGAATCCTGGCCCTGTTGGATACATGCAACTAAACTATTTAAAAGGAGTTTTACAATGAATACACGTATTGCGATCCCGTCCGCCGCACCCGGCGGCATGGACGCCCCCATCGACGCCCATTTCGGGCACTGCGCCATGTACACCCTGGTGGACGTGGAGGACGGGGCCGTGAAAGAGGTCTCCGTGGTCCCGAGCTGCCCGCACGTGCAGGGCGGCTGCATGGCCCCGGTCAACTACCTGGCCGACAACAAGGTCCAGGCCCTGATCTCCGGCGGCATGGGCATGCGCCCGCTCATGGGCTTCAACCAGGTCGGCATCCAGGTCTACCACGGCTCGGGCGCGCCCACCGTGAACGTGGCCGTGGAGGCGTTTTTGCGCGACTCCCTGCCCGAGTTCACCGTGGACCAGACCTGCGGCGGCGGTCACTAATGGCCATCGTGCTGGCAACGGCCCGGCCCGAAGCCCTGACCGGCTTTGCGGAAGGACTGGCCAAGGAAAGCGGGCAGGACGTGGCCGTGGCCCCCGACGGGAAAACGGCCCTGGACCGGGTGGCCTCCAAGGCCCCGGCCCTGGTGGTCATCGACGAGGGACTGCCCGACCACAAGCCGCTCGATCTGGTGCGCGAGATCATGATGGTCTCGGCCATGACCCTGACCGCCGTGGTCACCTCCATGAGCGAGGAGCAGTTCCACGAGGAAGCCGAGGGCTACGGCGTGCTCATGCCCCTGCCCACGACTCCCGGCGCACAAGACGGCGTGGAGCTCGCCAAGAGGATGTCCGGTATCTAGATTTGCGGACGAATGAATTGAAGAGGCCCTCCCGGAACATCCCGGGAGGGCCTTTTGCCGTATTCGTCGCCGGGCAAAGGGCGAGCCCTTTACACTCCCATTGTCACCTTTGGCCGTCGGAGACGCCTGCCCGGCGAGGGCCCGCCGGAGGCGAAGTCACCCGATAAGTAGAAGCCCCGGTCTCGGGGGCATGAGACCGGGGACTTCATTATGGAGGAGGTAAGGTAGGGTGTGACGTTTGGTTATCTAGGCGGGTTCGTAGTAGCACCGTTTGGGCGAGACCACGCATCCCTCTTCTTTCAGGGCCTTGATGGCCTTGGAAACTTCCTTGCTGTCCACGCCGAGCTCCTTGGCGATGTCGCCCGGGCGCACGGGCTTGCCGGCCGCCCGCATGGCTTTGAGAACCGTATCTTTCATCAAAAAACTCCCGTTGTTTGTGTTGGTAATAGGAATCATTCCCGACAAAAGGGTCTTTGTCAACACAAAATCGGCACTGTTGCCAACCGGGGACTGAAAAGGTAGAAATACGGCATGGCCCCGGCCTCCGCCGGACATATTCCATCCCATTGCCCAGGAGTCCCATGGCCGAACCCGCCACCATGTCCCCACAGGAGTTGCTCGACGAGATCGAGCGCCTGCGCGCCGAACTTGCGCGATGCCACGAACGCGATGCCGCCCAGCGGGCCGCGGACGAGGGCGCATGCGGCGCGGCGCTGGAAATGGAGATCGAGCAGCTGCGCGAGGCCCGCGAGACCGTGGGCGTGGTCAACGTCATTGTCGAGAACTCTCCGGCCGTGGTCTTCCGGCGGCTGGCCGACGACACTCACCGGTTGGTCTACATCTCTGAAAACCTGAGCCAATGGGGCTTTTCCGCCGCCGACTTCCTGTCCGGGCGCAAGGGATTCGACGACCTTCTTCATCCGGACGACCGGGAGCGGGTGATCGCCGAGATCGACCAGTGCCGGCTGGAGGAAATCGAGGAGTATGCCCAAGAGTACCGGATCATCACGGCGGACGGCGAGGTCCGCTGGGTCTCGGACGAGACTTCGGTGGTCACGGACGCGGACGGACGGCGGATTTACAATCAGGGCGTGCTGGTGGACGTCACCGCGAGCAAGCGGGCCCGGGAGGCCCTGGAGGCCAGTGAATTCAAGTTCCGCCGGACCATCGAGGGCGCGGCCGAGGGCTATCTGCTCATGGACCGCGACCTGGTCATCCGCGAGGTAAACGACGCATACTGCCGCATGCTCGGCTACGAACGCGAGGAACTGGTCGGGCGGCGGCCCCACGACTTCGCCACCCTGGACTACCAGCGCTTTCTCGAGTCCGGCGCCGAACGGCTGCGCGGCAAGGCCGTCCGGCGCTTCGAGGGCACCATGGTCCACCGCGACGGGCACGAGGTCCCGGTGTTGGTCAACGCCAACACCCTGCTCGACGAGAGCGGCGGGTTTTTGGGCAACGTGGCCTTCGTGGCCGACCTGACCGAGCAGAAAAAGGCCCTGAACCTGGCCGCCGAGGTCCAGAAGAGCCTGCTGCCGCGCCGGGCGCCGCGCATCCCCGGCCTGGATGTGGCCGGACGGTCCGTGCCCAGCGAACTCACGGGCGGCGACTATTTCGACTATTTCGAGCCAGTGGATCCGGACCGCCCGGTCCTGTCCGTGGCCGTGGGCGACATCTCGGGCCACGGCGTGGACGCGGCCCTGCTCATGACCACGGCCCGGGGCTTTTTACGCATGCGCGCGGGTCAGCCGGGCAGTCCCGGCCAGATCGTCACCGAGATGAACCGCCACCTGGCCGAGGACCTGTACGGCTCGGGCCGGTTCATGACCCTGTTCTACCTGAGCCTGGACGCGACCGCGGGCAAGGCCGCCTGGGTCCGCGCGGGCCACGATCCGGCCCTGATCTATTGCCCGGTGCACGACACCTTCACCGAGCTGGGTGTCGACGCCGGGCTGCCCCTCGGGGTGGAGCGCGAGCGGTGCTACAACGAGGAATACGGCGACCTGCTGTCCGGCCAGCTGGTCGCCATCGGCACGGACGGCATCTGGGAGGCGCGGCGTCCGGGCGGCGAGATGTTCGGCAAGGAGCGGTTCAAGACGGTCCTGCGCCGACACGCCATGGCTTCGGCCCGGGAGGTCGTGGACGCGGTTTTCGACGCGGTCCGGGAGCACTCGGGCGGGGCCAAGCTCGAGGACGACGTCACCCTGGTGGTCATCAAGTTCGGAGCCGATGCATGAGGCTGGCGCGCGCGGCCCTGCTGGCCTGCCTGATCGCGGCCGCGTCCCTGGCCCCGGTCCGCGCGGCCGAGCTGGCGCGGGTCCAGAAACCGTGGAAGGGCGACCTGCCCGAGATCATCGCGGACCACCGGCCCATCCGCGTGCTGGTGGTCTACAACCGGACCAATTTCTTCATGAAGGAAGGAGCCATGCGCGGGCTAGAGGCGGACATGATGAGCGCCTACGAGAAGCACCTGGCCACGGTCTACGACAAGGAGCTTGTCCGGCTGGTGTTCGTGCCCGTGACGGTCAAGGAACTGTTTCCGGCCCTGCTCGACGGGCGGGGAGACATCGCGGCCGCGGCCCTGACCGTGACCGAGGAGCGCAGCCGCCAGGCGGCCTTCGCCGATCCCTACCGCACCGGAATCAGCGAGATCGTGGTCGGCGGGCCAGGGAGTCCGGCCCTGGCCTCGGCCGAAGACCTGTCGGGCCGCAAGGCGTCCGTGCTGGCCGGTTCTAGCTACGCCGAGCACCTGGCCGACCTGAACGCGCGGCTCAAAAAGCAGCGGCGAAAACAGGTGCGCATCGTCAACGCGGACCCGTATCTGGCCACCGAGGACCTGCTGGAAATGGCCGCTCGGGGCATGGTTCCCTACACCGTGGCCGACCGGTTCCTGGCCGAGCTGTGGCAAAAGGTCTATCCGAATCTTCGGCTCTACCCGGACGCGGCCGTGCATACGGACGGCAAGCTGGCCTGGGCCGTACGCAAGGACTGCCCCGAACTGCGCAAGAGCCTGTCCGGGTTCGCGGCCACCGTGCGCCAGGGCACCCTGCTCGGGAACATGTTCTTCAAACGCTACTACGAGAACGACGACTTCGTCTCCGACCCGACCACCCGGGTGGAGATCGGCAAGCTCAGGCCCATGGCCAGGCTTTTTCAAAAATACGCCGGGATGTACGACTTCGACTGGCTGAAGATCGCGGCCATGGCCTACCAGGAGTCGCGCTTCGACATGAACCGCAAGAGCTCCGCGGGCGCGGTGGGGGTCATGCAGATCAAACCGTCCACCGCGGCCGGGCCGCAGGTGGGCATCGAGGACGTCGCGACCCTGGACGGGAACATCCATGCCGGGGTCAAATATCTGCGCTACCTGGTGGACAACTATTTCTCCGACGTGGACCCGACGGCCAGGATGGACTTCGCCCTGGCCGCCTACAACGCGGGTCCGAACCGGATCATCCAGGTGCGCAGGCGGGCCGAAGAAATGGGCCTCGATCCCAGGCGGTGGTTCGGTAACTGCGAGTGGGCCGCGTTCGACCTTATCGGCCGGGAGACCACGGGATACGTGGCCCACGTGCAGATGTACTACGCCGCCTACAAGGGGACGGAGGAGATCCTGCTCAAGCGGCGCGAAGCCATGTGACGGGGCGCGACCCCAGACCCTGGGCGGCCGGGCCGTCCGGGAGCGGGAACATCGTCCGAACCGGATCAGTGCCTGGGGCGGGGAGCGCGCGGCTTGGCTTCGTTGACCTTCAGAGGCCGCCCGGACATCTCGTAGCCGTCCAGGGCCTCGATGGCCGCAGCCGCGTCCGCGTCCTCCATTTCCACGAAGCCGAACCCTCGGAAGCGTCCGGTCTCATGGTCCTGGATGAGTTTCACGGCCGAGACGTTGCCGTATTCTCCGAACAGGTCGCGCATGTCGTTTTCGGATGCGCTGAAGGGGATGTTGCCGACGTAGATACTTTTCATGGCGATGAGGCTCCAACAAGATTGATCCTGGTAGCGGGGGAAGGATTTGAACCTCCGACCTTCGGGTTATGAGCCCGACGAGCTGCCTGACTGCTCCACCCCGCGCCACTTCCGACACCCGCTCGCTGCGCGCGCCCACACCACCGAAGGCGAACACGCGGTTACAGGATTACTCAAACCATTATAACGTGTTGCACTTTTCGTCAACAGGGGGTCGACGATTTGTTTCGCCCGGGACGGGCTCGGGTCGGAAAGCCTGTCGGGACGGGGCTCGGCGGGCCGGGAGCCACGGTCGGAACCGGACCGGCGTCCGGTGCGGAGGGCTCGCTTACGGGGTGCTTGCCGATGCCGGTTCATCGCTTTCTCCGGCGCAGATGTCGATTATCCTGATCGTCGGGTTGGAAAAGGCGAAGGTCTTGTATTTGGGGTGGATCTCCACATACGGATACCGAAACAGCCTTTCATACGCCCGATGCCTTCGGTATACCGCCTCGTTCCGGTCCTTGTCGCATTGCAGCCCGTAATAATATCTGTCGTACTCCATGCTGCTGGTGACGATATGGCAAATGCCGTTGTTTCTTGCTTCGGTTATGTCGATATCCGCTGCGGATTCGATGAACTCCTCATCGTCATAGCGGGGCAAGGCGTATGTTTCATAAACATATCCGCCGTCGAGCCTTTTTATGTACTCACTCGCCACAAGGCGGGTGTCGTCAACGAGGTTGGCGACAAGGCGTGCGCTTTCGTAGGCGGGAATCAGGCAGAGGAAGAACGCGGCGACAAGCAGCAAGGCGTAGCCCGGCAGTGTGCCCGTGGAAGGGGAGAGCAGGCGGTACGCTCTTTCTATGCCGAGCCATCCCATGATGATGAGCATCGGCACGATCGGGATCATGTAGCGCATGAAATCCGGGGCCGGTTTCAGCGGGGATATCTCGTGGGCGGCATAGAAGATGATAATGCACAACAGCAGCAGTTTTTCCATCAGGGATGATCTGTTCCATCCATACATCGAAACAAGGAGTCCCAAAGTGCAAATGGCCGTTGCGGCAAGCGTCATCCCGGGTGTCAGGCTGTTCTTGAAATGGAACAGGAACATGAAATCCCATGGATAAAAATGGATGCTGTGGCCGGTCTGGATATGGGCCATCTCGTGCGAAATGCCTTTGTATGCCTTCGCCGCATTGATGAAGATGTTGTAGTTGATCACCAGAAACGTCATGGCCGAGATGGCCAGGGATGCGGCGATCTTCTTCGCGTACCAACTCTTTTGGATGCTTCTGTCGATAAAGGGAATGAGTAAAAGCACAATAAGAAAGAGCGCTGATTTGTATTGCGAGGAAAGCGCCAGCCCATAAGACAGGCCGAATAACATTGCTGGCAGGCCCTTTTTTGTCTCCACCGCCTTGATAAGAAAAACCAATGAAAACAAAAACGGCGCCGTGAAGTACACATCCTCTTTAAGATAATGGGAATGGACCACGAGTATGGGCGAAACGGATACGGAAAGGCTTGCCGGCAGGGCGAATGAGACCGGCAACAGAGTCCGCGCAATGAAAAAGGCGGCGAGCACGATGCACGCGCCCATGAAGGCCGATACGGTTCTCCCGGTGACCGCAAGCTCTTGCTCGTTGTCGCATTTCGTTATCTTTTTAATGGCCTTGGACAGTTTCAGCATGAACGTCGGATGCATGAAATCCTGGGTGCCGATCTTTATGAATCTGACTTTCTTGGGCTCGTCGCGGTGGAGGTGATAGTCAAAATCGTTGTTGTACAGATTCAGAGCGAGGCTGAATATAAATAGCGAGATGACAAGGAATACCGTCGTTGTCTTGTTCATGGCCTACTGCCGTCAATGGTATAATGCATTGCTATAGGAACTGTATTGTTTTGATTGTGCCGCGCATAATTCGAATTTGCATCCGTGAATGCCGGGCATTTCACATCCATAAATATGATTCATGTACGCATATCTATCGTGCTATCTGGAATGGCATGGTTTTCCCAATGCGGATATCGTTGCCGTGGATTAGCATGGCGGTAAGTATTCGTCTATGTTTTGTTGGGAAAAGGTGAGTGCCCGGTGAGGGGTTTGGGCCGTCGGCCACCGGGTTGGGGCAGGGCGGACCACCTGACGCGCCCCTTCGCTTCCGACTCGCGTCCCGCGCTCGAGAAGCCTCCCGGAAAGCGGCCCGCCGAGCCGGGAGGCAGGGGCCATAGTTCTTGAAAAAAGGCGTGAATTTCCTTACACCGTGTACATCCCGAAAACAGATTGGAGGGGAACTCATGAAGATACTTGTTGTCGGTTCCGGAGGCCGGGAGCACGCCCTGTGCTGGAAGCTCGCCCAGAACCCGAATGTGGAGACCATCCTGTGCGCCCCGGGCAACGGCGGCACCGCCCAGGTGGGCACGAATATACCGGTCAAGGACGACGACATCCCGGGCCTGGTCGCCCTGGCCCGGTCCGAGGAAGTGGACCTGGTGGTGGCCGGACCCGAGCTGCCCCTGGTGCTCGGCCTGGAAAACGCGCTGCGCCAGGAGGGCATCCCCTGCTTCGGGCCCAACGCGTTCGCCGCCAATCTCGAAGGATCCAAGGCGTTCTCCAAGAACGTCATGGCCGAGGCGGGCGTGCCCACCGCGCCGTTTCGGGTCTTCGACGAGTACGAGGACGCCGTGGCCTTCATCAAGGAGAAGGGCGCGCCCCTCGTGGTCAAGGCCGACGGCCTGGCCGCGGGCAAGGGCGTGGTTGTGGCCGCCACCGAAGAGGAGGCGCTCGAGGCCGTGGAGCAGATGATGGTCAAGAAGGCCTTCGGCTCGGCCGGGGACCGCGTGGTCGTCGAGGAGACACTCAAGGGCGAGGAAGCCTCGTTCTTGTGCTTCTGCGACGGCGTCAACTACGCCATGCTCCCGTCCAGTCAGGACCACAAGGCCGCCTTTGATGGCGACACCGGCCCCAACACCGGCGGCATGGGCGCCTATTCCCCGGCCCCGATCCTGCCCAAGGAAAAATACGCCGAGACCGCCGAGCTGTGCATCAAGCCGATCCTGCGCCACCTGGCCGCCAAGGGCGAGCCGTTCAAGGGCGTGCTCTACGCCGGGCTGATGTACACCGAAAACGGTCCCAGCGTGCTCGAATACAACGTCCGCTTCGGCGACCCCGAATGCCAGCCCCTGCTCATGCGCCTGGAAACCGACCTGCTGGAGATCATGTTCGCCTGCATCGACGGCAAGCTCGACCAGATCGAGGTCGTCTCCACCCCGCAGACCGCCTGCGGCGTGGTCATGGCCGCCAAGGGCTACCCTGGTTCCTACCCCAAGGGCATGGAGATCACCGGGCTCGACGAGGCCGACGCCATGGAAGGGATCAAGGTCTTCCAGGCGGGCACCAAGGTCGAGGACGGCAAGATCGTTTCCTCGGGCGGCCGCGTGCTCTGCGTCACCGCGCTGGGCGACGACCTCGCCGAGGCCCGCAAGAAAGCCTACGCGGCCGTGGACAAGGTCCATTTCGAAAACAGCTTCTACCGCCGCGACATCGCCGACAAGGGCCTCAAGCGGAGCAAATAGTTTGCCTTCGGCGACCAGGGGGAAACCTTTTGAAAAAGGTTTCCCCCTGGACCCCCTTCCCAAACTTTTTGGCGCTGCACCGCCAGGGAAGGAGGAGCGAAGCGGATGTCCATCAGGGCGGCGCAGAGGTGCGAGCCCGGTAATATTTCTATTTAACAAGACGCCTTCCGGCCACCAACCTCTCACGAAGCGACTCAAAAAGTTTAGGAAGGGAGAGGGGATGGGGGGTCCGGGGGAAGGGGAGAGGGGAAGCCCTTTTCAAAGGGTTCCCCTCTCCCCTTCCCCGGCCGCCGGAGGCGCACCCAAGGAGCGCGTAATGCCGCAGGTTGTGATTTTCATGGGGTCCCTTTCGGACGAGGAGAAGATGCGTCCGTGTTCGGACCTGCTCAAGGAATTGGGCGTGGACCACGTGTTCACGGTTTCGTCCGCCCACCGCACGCCGGAGCGCACGGCGCGGTTGGTGGAGGAGTACGAGGCCGACGGGGCCCAGGTGTTCATCTGCGCGGCGGGCCTGGCCGCGCATCTGGCCGGGGCCGTGGCTGCCAAGACCATCCGGCCGGTGCTGGGCGTGCCGCTGACCGCCTCGCCCCTGGGCGGCATGGACGCGCTCCTGGCCACATTGCAGATGCCTCCGGGCTTTCCGGTGGGCACCCTGGCCCTGGACAAGGTCGGGGCCAAGAACGCGGCCTGGCTGGCGGCGCAGATCATCGCCCTGCACGATGAGGCGGTGGCCGAAAAGATCAGAGCCGCACGCCAGGGCTTCAAGGACTCGGTGGAAAAGGCCGCGGCCAGCCTGTAGCCGGATTTCCGGGCCGTTTTTCGTGCCCCGCAGAGGGGACCGCGCCGGAGATTGCGCGGTTTTGCCGCACGGATCGTCCGGGGATTACCGGTGCAGGGCGGCCCGCGTCTTGCCCGGTCTCGGGCTTTCGCGTAATTATCCGGATCAGGTACCATGACGACACCCACGAAACAGAGCAGCGCCGGAAACGGGGCGCCCGAATTCCGGTCCGGCAAGGCCTCCAGGCGGTTTGTCCGCAACCTGGTCTGGGTCCTGGTCATCGGCGGCCTGTTCCTGGGCGGCCAGGGTGTGCGTTATTACCTGAATTACCTGCAGCTTAAGACTATCCGGGCGCAGACCGAGAAGCTGTACCATTCGG
Proteins encoded:
- a CDS encoding response regulator transcription factor, producing the protein MAIVLATARPEALTGFAEGLAKESGQDVAVAPDGKTALDRVASKAPALVVIDEGLPDHKPLDLVREIMMVSAMTLTAVVTSMSEEQFHEEAEGYGVLMPLPTTPGAQDGVELAKRMSGI
- a CDS encoding transglycosylase SLT domain-containing protein; translation: MRLARAALLACLIAAASLAPVRAAELARVQKPWKGDLPEIIADHRPIRVLVVYNRTNFFMKEGAMRGLEADMMSAYEKHLATVYDKELVRLVFVPVTVKELFPALLDGRGDIAAAALTVTEERSRQAAFADPYRTGISEIVVGGPGSPALASAEDLSGRKASVLAGSSYAEHLADLNARLKKQRRKQVRIVNADPYLATEDLLEMAARGMVPYTVADRFLAELWQKVYPNLRLYPDAAVHTDGKLAWAVRKDCPELRKSLSGFAATVRQGTLLGNMFFKRYYENDDFVSDPTTRVEIGKLRPMARLFQKYAGMYDFDWLKIAAMAYQESRFDMNRKSSAGAVGVMQIKPSTAAGPQVGIEDVATLDGNIHAGVKYLRYLVDNYFSDVDPTARMDFALAAYNAGPNRIIQVRRRAEEMGLDPRRWFGNCEWAAFDLIGRETTGYVAHVQMYYAAYKGTEEILLKRREAM
- the purD gene encoding phosphoribosylamine--glycine ligase translates to MKILVVGSGGREHALCWKLAQNPNVETILCAPGNGGTAQVGTNIPVKDDDIPGLVALARSEEVDLVVAGPELPLVLGLENALRQEGIPCFGPNAFAANLEGSKAFSKNVMAEAGVPTAPFRVFDEYEDAVAFIKEKGAPLVVKADGLAAGKGVVVAATEEEALEAVEQMMVKKAFGSAGDRVVVEETLKGEEASFLCFCDGVNYAMLPSSQDHKAAFDGDTGPNTGGMGAYSPAPILPKEKYAETAELCIKPILRHLAAKGEPFKGVLYAGLMYTENGPSVLEYNVRFGDPECQPLLMRLETDLLEIMFACIDGKLDQIEVVSTPQTACGVVMAAKGYPGSYPKGMEITGLDEADAMEGIKVFQAGTKVEDGKIVSSGGRVLCVTALGDDLAEARKKAYAAVDKVHFENSFYRRDIADKGLKRSK
- a CDS encoding ArnT family glycosyltransferase, with product MNKTTTVFLVISLFIFSLALNLYNNDFDYHLHRDEPKKVRFIKIGTQDFMHPTFMLKLSKAIKKITKCDNEQELAVTGRTVSAFMGACIVLAAFFIARTLLPVSFALPASLSVSVSPILVVHSHYLKEDVYFTAPFLFSLVFLIKAVETKKGLPAMLFGLSYGLALSSQYKSALFLIVLLLIPFIDRSIQKSWYAKKIAASLAISAMTFLVINYNIFINAAKAYKGISHEMAHIQTGHSIHFYPWDFMFLFHFKNSLTPGMTLAATAICTLGLLVSMYGWNRSSLMEKLLLLCIIIFYAAHEISPLKPAPDFMRYMIPIVPMLIIMGWLGIERAYRLLSPSTGTLPGYALLLVAAFFLCLIPAYESARLVANLVDDTRLVASEYIKRLDGGYVYETYALPRYDDEEFIESAADIDITEARNNGICHIVTSSMEYDRYYYGLQCDKDRNEAVYRRHRAYERLFRYPYVEIHPKYKTFAFSNPTIRIIDICAGESDEPASASTP
- a CDS encoding PP2C family protein-serine/threonine phosphatase; amino-acid sequence: MAEPATMSPQELLDEIERLRAELARCHERDAAQRAADEGACGAALEMEIEQLREARETVGVVNVIVENSPAVVFRRLADDTHRLVYISENLSQWGFSAADFLSGRKGFDDLLHPDDRERVIAEIDQCRLEEIEEYAQEYRIITADGEVRWVSDETSVVTDADGRRIYNQGVLVDVTASKRAREALEASEFKFRRTIEGAAEGYLLMDRDLVIREVNDAYCRMLGYEREELVGRRPHDFATLDYQRFLESGAERLRGKAVRRFEGTMVHRDGHEVPVLVNANTLLDESGGFLGNVAFVADLTEQKKALNLAAEVQKSLLPRRAPRIPGLDVAGRSVPSELTGGDYFDYFEPVDPDRPVLSVAVGDISGHGVDAALLMTTARGFLRMRAGQPGSPGQIVTEMNRHLAEDLYGSGRFMTLFYLSLDATAGKAAWVRAGHDPALIYCPVHDTFTELGVDAGLPLGVERERCYNEEYGDLLSGQLVAIGTDGIWEARRPGGEMFGKERFKTVLRRHAMASAREVVDAVFDAVREHSGGAKLEDDVTLVVIKFGADA
- a CDS encoding RNA recognition motif domain-containing protein, which encodes MKSIYVGNIPFSASENDMRDLFGEYGNVSAVKLIQDHETGRFRGFGFVEMEDADAAAAIEALDGYEMSGRPLKVNEAKPRAPRPRH
- the purE gene encoding 5-(carboxyamino)imidazole ribonucleotide mutase, whose product is MPQVVIFMGSLSDEEKMRPCSDLLKELGVDHVFTVSSAHRTPERTARLVEEYEADGAQVFICAAGLAAHLAGAVAAKTIRPVLGVPLTASPLGGMDALLATLQMPPGFPVGTLALDKVGAKNAAWLAAQIIALHDEAVAEKIRAARQGFKDSVEKAAASL
- a CDS encoding NifB/NifX family molybdenum-iron cluster-binding protein — protein: MNTRIAIPSAAPGGMDAPIDAHFGHCAMYTLVDVEDGAVKEVSVVPSCPHVQGGCMAPVNYLADNKVQALISGGMGMRPLMGFNQVGIQVYHGSGAPTVNVAVEAFLRDSLPEFTVDQTCGGGH
- a CDS encoding HTH domain-containing protein, which codes for MKDTVLKAMRAAGKPVRPGDIAKELGVDSKEVSKAIKALKEEGCVVSPKRCYYEPA